One region of Pogona vitticeps strain Pit_001003342236 chromosome 1, PviZW2.1, whole genome shotgun sequence genomic DNA includes:
- the MRPL19 gene encoding large ribosomal subunit protein bL19m isoform X1 has translation MAAVWSRGRLFRGVSGRYFSLSVGHFTSQDGEAAQFKPPPKPVIMDESKPETEQRKFLSPEFIPPRGRTNPFKYYLERRDMVKRRKSINIPEFYAGSILSVTAADLYANGKNNTFVGICIQRRGSGLGATFRLRNVIEGQGVEICYELYNPLIQEIKVLKLEKRLDDDLMYLRDALPEYSTVDVNMEPVNLGTEEVYVNKMQVKMKPKPWSKRWEHPKFNIKGINFDVYLTEKNKEKIKQWSMPWREFDMMKEYDTTEIEKKIWEEVNAELKKK, from the exons ATGGCCGCTGTTTGGAGTCGGGGTCGGTTGTTCCGTGGCGTGTCCGGCA GgtacttttctctttctgttggaCACTTCACCTCTCAAGATGGAGAAGCAGCACAATTTAAGCCACCTCCAAAGCCAGTCATTATGGATGAGTCAAAACCAGAGACAGAACAAAGAAA ATTTCTAAGTCCTGAATTCATTCCTCCCCGTGGGAGAACAAATCCATTCAAATACTATCTTGAACGAAGAGACATGGTAAAGAGGAGAAAATCAATTAACATTCCGGAATTCTATGCTG GAAGTATACTTTCTGTTACTGCAGCTGATCTCTATGCTAATGGAAAGAACAACACTTTTGTAGGAATTTGTATTCAGCGCAGAGGAAGTGGACTTGGTGCAACTTTTAGACTTCGAAATGTTATAGAAGGACAGG GAGTTGAAATATGCTATGAGCTATATAATCCTCTAATCCAGGAGATCAAAGTTCTGAAACTGGAGAAAAGATTGGATGATGATCTGATGTATTTAAGAGATGCTCTTCCAGAGTATAGCACCGTTGATGTTAACATGGAGCCTGTAAATCTTGGAACTGAGGAAGTTTATGTCAATAAG ATGCAGGTCAAAATGAAACCAAAACCCTGGTCAAAACGGTGGGAACATCCCAAGTTCAACATCAAAGGCATCAACTTCGATGTTTATcttacagaaaaaaacaaagagaaaattaaacagtGGAGCATGCCTTGGAGAGAATTTGATATGATGAAAGAATATGATACAacagaaattgaaaagaaaatatgggaagaagtGAATGCAGAGCTGAAAAAGAAGTAA
- the MRPL19 gene encoding large ribosomal subunit protein bL19m isoform X2 has translation MDESKPETEQRKFLSPEFIPPRGRTNPFKYYLERRDMVKRRKSINIPEFYAGSILSVTAADLYANGKNNTFVGICIQRRGSGLGATFRLRNVIEGQGVEICYELYNPLIQEIKVLKLEKRLDDDLMYLRDALPEYSTVDVNMEPVNLGTEEVYVNKMQVKMKPKPWSKRWEHPKFNIKGINFDVYLTEKNKEKIKQWSMPWREFDMMKEYDTTEIEKKIWEEVNAELKKK, from the exons ATGGATGAGTCAAAACCAGAGACAGAACAAAGAAA ATTTCTAAGTCCTGAATTCATTCCTCCCCGTGGGAGAACAAATCCATTCAAATACTATCTTGAACGAAGAGACATGGTAAAGAGGAGAAAATCAATTAACATTCCGGAATTCTATGCTG GAAGTATACTTTCTGTTACTGCAGCTGATCTCTATGCTAATGGAAAGAACAACACTTTTGTAGGAATTTGTATTCAGCGCAGAGGAAGTGGACTTGGTGCAACTTTTAGACTTCGAAATGTTATAGAAGGACAGG GAGTTGAAATATGCTATGAGCTATATAATCCTCTAATCCAGGAGATCAAAGTTCTGAAACTGGAGAAAAGATTGGATGATGATCTGATGTATTTAAGAGATGCTCTTCCAGAGTATAGCACCGTTGATGTTAACATGGAGCCTGTAAATCTTGGAACTGAGGAAGTTTATGTCAATAAG ATGCAGGTCAAAATGAAACCAAAACCCTGGTCAAAACGGTGGGAACATCCCAAGTTCAACATCAAAGGCATCAACTTCGATGTTTATcttacagaaaaaaacaaagagaaaattaaacagtGGAGCATGCCTTGGAGAGAATTTGATATGATGAAAGAATATGATACAacagaaattgaaaagaaaatatgggaagaagtGAATGCAGAGCTGAAAAAGAAGTAA